gtaagaattttgtattggtttggcacataatgtgaatatcgtaatagctgaacctcgtaaatgtgctaggttcggcgcatattatgattatcaaatactccgaacccctatgcatctctatttgTGACTAGGTTCgtcttgaaatttcatgccgaactgttcatatacacttacaggaagcttttgtgaagaacagttcggctaaaaatgcaactcaattttgagccgaacccaacaccgtaaccgtcatttaatcgatgaaaaacagcaaataggagactgggtttgtaaaacttactttcttatcctcatttccgaagttggagatgcagttggttcaatttctggttcaattggtggttgattttcagtttctacatctccaattggttcttcttcttcaattgatggattagaagacgatttggttcgcctagtccctgcttttgtttttacgagtcattatgtggttgagtttaatcgacgatcaattttttacgaatcgacaattaatcacggtgATGGATTTTTTTTCGCGGGAggagaagagttcggctagaggaggaagaagaagagatgttaagggaaactgattttgattttttagaaaactgattttagatttttgtattatgggtatataggtaattgaactgcTCATAAGGTACCCCTTATAAGATcatccaagatgggactattgttttgtatgcctagaaagatttcagtgtgcccaaaatcagggttcttccCTGATCTCTAGTGGGCTTTACtccaatttttaaaattttggtcCATTTGCTCACCATAAGAAACAATGCACTACTTAACAACTGGGGATGATTGACTAAACTGTTGTCCTAGGCTCCTAGATCGTGTACAGCTAAATGTCAACAGGGAAGCTTAGGCCCCATAGTGAAATTTTTTGCTaactattttatttgttcttgccAAGCAAATCGGTTTGTGGTAATGAAAGAACCACACTATACGGTACAGGTGATTCCTTCTGAAAATCCGTCACAAATTTGCCAAAAATTCAATAGAGTAAAACAAAGAAATCCTTCCAAGGCGCCCAGTGTTACATAATGTGGCTCATGTCGAACTTCAATGAGTTCACCAGAAAATGTGCATAGTATGTTTGGAGGAACATTGTCTTGCATCCATAAGCTGGTTCTGATTGAAAATCGGAGGGTGATGCTTCCTTATGGCCAAAACTTCTTAAGCTTCTTCCCAACAGCGTGATGCTTCCTTAAGGCACAACTTCTTAAGCTTCTTTCGGGCGCTGCCGACTGAGGATTATTGCTGATTTAAATTTACAACTAAACTAGATTTATgttatttggtgtgcgcggggctttgCCCCACCCCGTGTCGATGTATTTTTCATTTTGTGTGGCTGGATTAAATAGgtggaaaaaaaataagaaatatgTGTGAATTTTATTTACTGTAAGCAGATACACACCGGTCTAATATATCAAAATCATACAAACATCATAGTTAAACAACACTTAATCACAATCCAAATTCATCACTTTTTTATAATAAAATATATCTAAACTTGCCATTTCAAGCACATAAATTTAAAATACtctaaaattctaaacttcaGCCTTCGAGAATTTGATCGAACCTACCCAATTAATTTATAAGCCGCCCTGTACTGATGTTGATTTGATGAGCACGTGGCGAAGTGATCAGTGGTGGAGCCAATCCATGGCAAGGGTAGGCAGTTTCCTACCTTGTCCGGATGGCTCCCAAGCCTAATTTACCTATCCAAACTCTATTTTTGCCCATCCTAAGCGTGTTTTTGCCCTTTTTCCTTCCCTCAAAAAAAATTGCCTACCCATGCATAGGAGAATTTTTGGCTACGCCCCTGGAACTGATGATGCACTTTTGATACGATGTAGTGGAGcgaaaagataaaaaatatggaaaaaaggTCCTATTCTAAGATTTCCTTTTGAGTTTGAAAATTTTAAAACAATCTTACGCTGCCAAGTGTCCTCGCCAAATCTCTCGTCTCGCAAAAGCTACATAAGGCTTATTTCGGCCAGTGAGAAGCGAGGGTTTACTTACTGTTCAATGTGGAAACTTTTTTTTGTCAAGGCCTTTATCTCTTTAAATCCAATTATCATGTGGTATTTGTGCTCTTGTAGGATACATGTGAACACAATCCCGCCATGGactatgtagttgtaggaaatcccacaacacacaccattaactatttgtagatctaaatctatttcataatcaaaatacactagtacaaaccttcacataggccacgttttttggtTTACAACCTAGCCACGTTTCGGGTTATTTGCGTGGCTATTGGTCATATGTACaactatagccacgttttgtATTACCATGTAGCCATAATGCACCATTTGGTCATGATTTTAAACATAGATCTATCAATTGTAGCCATaaacaccttttggtcatgggtTTAAGTCTAGACCCATTACCCGTAGCCATTGGTGAGGATACGGTCACATTAAGCAATTCTGTAGTGTCGAATATATAGGTTGGTTTTAGACACGCCTATTAACTCGTGACAGAAATGAATCTGATTAAGCCACTTCAATTTATTTATGTGTCCGAATGGTTGGGCTCATTAGACACACATCTTGTGACTGAGACAAAAGGCTCTCCATGGCCATCAGCCATGTTTGGCTTTTGTTGATACTCAACTAAAGTCATGTGTATTAATGGAACCAGGTCAAGAACTCTAGGACCTGAACAATAGCCAATTCTTTTTCTCCATTTCTTTACGCCCTCTAAGCTTTAGCGGGTCGTGACAATTTTGTTGGAAAGATGGACACTACAGAGACCCCAAATACAAAACTAGTATGGGACGGTTAATAATGACTGGCAGTATAAAATAACCCTACTAGACATAGCAGTTTGCAGCTGCTTTAAATTTGTCTGTACAGTTCATACTGATGGTGTAAGCTATGACTTGGTCCAACACCTTACAATGTGGTTGTAAACGATCACAACCATTAGACAAGACCCAACACCACattgagaaaatgatataaaatatTGATAATTAGCACCTGTTTCATAGTATTAAGACTGGTGAATGCCTCTTTAATGATTGGTACACAAAATAGGATATCAACAAGATCTTCGAATAACAATGGAAACTAGGTATACAAATTGTACTTGCATATGATGGGTTCGTATGAAGGTCGTCAAATAATGTTCCTGCAATGCTTGGGAATTGGTTTTGGCAACTTGACAGCCACAACAGAAAGTACACCTGGCTGGGGAGAACCTCAGTTACCATAGCTTGTTGCAGATGCATATTCATGTGTGCATGACCTCTGCATTCTCCTAAACATGCAATTGACCAGCTTAAATTTCATAAAAAATGGAAGAACAAAACAAGCATCTTACACAACACAATGACTCACTCCAAAATACATCATATTAATTtcatcaaaaattatatttacgCACAATTAGTATGACCCCGAGACAGTTGTGATTGTACATGGGTCATTAACAACAAAACAGCCGTACACTTCTATCATTCTATAATCCAAGAACACCCTAGTCCCCTTTTTTGTTTTATCCTATGTTGAATCTCTATCACATGTTAGATTTTTATGTTTCTTATTCTGGCATATAAGTGCTGCATTTTGCACACAATATACCATCACTAAGTTATCTCTCTGCAATCTAAATAAGTGTTGGAGACGTATCCTGCCTATACAGATTATGAAAGTGAAGGATTTTGACCTTGTGCAGCTATAAATCTTTGAAACCACTAACAAATATAAACATGCTTATGACACAAATGGAAACAAGTTTTTGCCATCAGTTCCAAACATGCATTAGAGGCTCCCGAACCTTGTGATCGAAAGCTTGTATATTTTCTAGACAAGCTGAATAATGGCGATGGACTTGTAGAAAATAACGGAACCTGCCAGGAGGGAACGACTGTAACCAAGCTGACTTTTAACCAGCTCTGGCTATAGTTGCCATGGGGTTTGCGGTGGGATTTTGgggtttgttcttttttttttgcttgtaaAGGAACGGAAATGGTGGTTTCTGTATTGGAGAACTATAGACTCTTATTCAGTTAAAATAGTTGAAGGATGTATTCATAAAAATTGATAGTTctaaaaatgagttttttttctaCATCAATAAGAAAGATTACTATAGTTGCGATCTAAATAGGTTTCTATATCATTATCTAAAGCAGTGACAACTGACAATTCAAGTCCGCTATCTTTTCTAACAAATTCAATCATATCATAacccaaaacaacaaaaaatttaaCAGAGAAGAACACTTATGCTATGGGTTTGCAAATAAAAGATTAGGTTTACCTCTTGAAGCTTCCCTTTAAGTATCAAAAAACTGATTGCAATATCACGACAACAGCTTTCATAGTGACGCTTTCTTTGGTTTTAGTAAGCTATTTAATTCATGTCAAGCAATTTATCAAACATTTAGCATTTACCGAACTTGATAAGAATGAATAATTGTTGACTGTAAATCACCCTCAAATAATCTTATAAACAGTATCACAATTTTGAGTTTGTAAAACCCTACCACATCCAGTTAGTACTCAATAATGCCTATAAATGATGCAGAATAAAACAAGCCTTTTTCTCTAAATCGGACACCCCACTACACCTTTATTTGACTGTTCATCCACAAAAAAGGGTAGAGGAAGAAATGAGAGTTAAAAGCAAAATTCCTGTCATATACAACATGTAAGTCTAAGTAGTACAAGCAAATATTTTTGTGTTTTCCCAACTTTAGAAGCAACAATTCACTTCCGGTGTGGCTTAGAAATTGCAACAAAAACTCAAATTAAAATCACAGTCCACATATATAGAATCTCAGAATAGAGGGAGAATAGAGCCTAATAGTTTTTGCGATAAAACATGTCAGCCAAGTTATCATCTGTTGAGTACAACATCGTCTGTGTAATTAGTTTCTTTAAAATTGGTCAAAGGATTCTTATCTCAAATTGTCACTAATCAATAATGGGAGTATGGGACCTAATGCAATGAATTCTTAACCTTGGTCCTGCAGGCTATGAAAAAGAgctaaattttaatttttaagtcAATTCACATTAATACTAGTTAATGAAGAAAAGTTCAAATCAATTAAACAAGTTGGCAGGTGTTAGAGTTTAATGCTAAAGTTAAATCTATAAATAGTAGTCTGTAGCTGAGCCATTCTGCATATTCATTCATCAATAGAGTTGTTTAGTTAACCATGAATACATTCAATAAGACAACTAAAGTACCAGCATTTCTAACGTATCTTGTTTAGTTAACCATGAATACATTCAATAAAAACATACCCACCTCTATTGTCTTGGATCTCTATTTTTAAAAGTAATTATAGTAGCAAGTTTTCAAGTACAACAGTAGACAGACCCGCCAGAAATTTGGGACAGTCTGAACATTCTGTAAACTTTGCGCGCTCAAGTATTGCCACAGATCATTGGAGAAGGCATTGCAAGAATAAACTGCCCTACCAGTTTCTAAGATTTCAAATTGAATGGTAACAGTTCGATCCTAAGTTTCTAAGCTGTCGACATAAACTGCGAGTCAACCAAATCTAATTTTTCAGTTGGACACTAGTGACACATTGCTACTTGGACCATCCCCTGACAATGGACTCACACCATTCCAATAATTAAGATTCCAAAACATGTTATTGAAGTACCCTCTCCAATTCACCCTCTTTATTGAAGTACCCTCTCCAACTCAAAGCCAAAAATCTCTAAATAACAAATACTCCTAACAATCACAACACTTCACACAGTCCAGATAGTCTTAATTATGAACCATTGAAAGTTTGATGTACCTTCATTCTGGGTTCAATCTGTGTAGGGATTTCGTTAAACCCTGGCTAACTCGACTTGGGAGAGCTATCATCCTTATTGTCTGCTTCTTATTTCCCTCTCCTCATGTTTTTAAACTTATCCTGCCAATCCTGCTTTCGGGTCAGTCATAGCACCAATACTCCCTAACTACACACCATATCCAAAAATGCAATGATTCAATAATTGCACACAACAATTCTACAGGAGTTCTACCAACTTATAATTTGAACTACAAGAACTTAGAACTTCAACACTGCACAAGCCCTGTTAATTATAATCAAACCATCATGACATCACACTCATGTGTACTCAGCAAGTTTGTGAATAAGAAAAAGTGATTCATCTCCTGAAACATTGAACAGGGAAAAAACTTTTCAACAACTCAACAAATTTTAAATCAACTCATACCCATAATCTGAAAATTTCAATAATCAAATCTATAATCAGCCATAAACAATATGAGAATAATAAATAGACCTAGATTTTATTGATTTTGAATTGATTCACATGAATTCAATCAAATAATAATTCACATAATTAATAATGAAAAACAGATCTTCATACCTCCGAAATCAGTGTACGATTATAGGAAAAAAGATAAATCGATATATCATCTTTTTCTCCATCTTCAAATCTCTGACAAATCAATAACTTACAAGAGAAAATCTTAGATTACCAGATTGGTTTTGATTTATGGTTGATTAACCACTCAGAGAGGTATTGTGTTCTGATTTTGTTGAGAAAAATAGTACtctgcttcttgtttattgatattTTGGTGGTTTAGTGGTGAAGTTAGTTTTCTCGGAGGCTTCGAGGTTCGAAAGAGAAAAAAGAGTGTAACCAAAGAGGGAGGAATATAATAAGACTTGGTTAGGGTTTTGAGGTTAAAAAACTATTGAAATTTAGGAGGAAATATTGCGCCAAAATTTCGTTGTTCCCGCCCATGGAGATCGCAGTTTTCCCTCCTTTGTGTAAGATTGATCCATATGAGTTTTTGTGTTTGCATTTATATTAGTTCAattaaagattttgattttctatTGGTCGAATAAACACCATACAGATTGTGTGACTTAAATACCACCTGTCAAACCATGATTGATACCACATACcacatcaaaaataaattttacgAAATATATAACTAACATATGTtcaattttgtaaaaaaaaaaaaagaaaaaaaaatgggagATCAAATTGATGATTATGTGATCCAAGTTTGTGGTTTCTTACTGCAGGTCGATGTATGACTAATGAATCTATTGATATCAAACGAAGTCCCTCGACGAATTctaataaatcatttaaaatgggGTGAGGCTAGACGAAGTTTGTACTTgaataaaaatataaatatttaaaCCGACCAGAAAAAAACTAAATATTTAAGCATAAAAAAACTCGGGCTAGCTGAAATAAAATTCAAAGTCCAAAATTGATGAATAAAGGTGTCATTGAGTGAGACCGAAGTTAATAAGATCCAGTGAACTTGAGTAAAATTAGATTCGATTGGATGTAATCTAATTCCAACCGTTTTCTTggttgttttttagtttttataccAAAAGAAATATATTTAAATTAAGCAACACTTGCAAGAAGTTGTTCCTCCAGTAATCTGAGGCTAATAATGTTAGGTGGATCAGTAATCGGATCCTTAAATTTGTGGATAATTAGTCACAATAAGCATTATCCAATGATCGTGGGATAAAAGGTAGTACAATGTGTCTGAACTAGAAGGGATTGGGTGGGTAATCGGTCATATTATGTATCATCaagtaattttgagtatgatttgatGGAATGAAGAAAAATTCTCAGTAAAGTTGGATTAAATTTGTGGATAACCATTCAAAGTAAGCGTTACTCAATGATTGTGAAAGAAAGTTGAATATAATTGGATTAAATTAAACGGAATTAGGTAGATAATATACCATATTGAGTATGGGTATGAGCATGATCATGTGATTTTAAATATGATTTAATGAAATTGAGAAACATTGAGTAGAACTGGAATAACTTTGTGGATACTCAAGCATTATCCAGCGATTGCCGAAGAAAGTTGAGTATAATTGGATTGATTAAGATGGATTCGAGTGAATGATCAGTTAAACTGAGTATTATCTAGTGCAtttaaatccaaaaaaaaaaaatacaaaatatgaaTGCATATCGAAAAAATTATTGTGAAACTGAAACATGAATTGATACGCCGAGAAAAACTATCAATTTAAacaaaaatattcggaaaattatAAACTCCTATGAAACAATATCTCATGTCGAAGAAAATTAATGAAAGTGCACCCATTAAAAAAATAGCCAATAAGAAGATTAAATCGAAGTTTGTGATCCGTAATTGGGTTAATTTACACTAAGATATCTAGCGTCCAATACGATCACACAGGATCGAACGAAATCCAAAACCatataaataatttttggcattttttttgaagcatataatAACGTTATTAATAAACTAGAAAGAAATTGTACACGAATATGTTGTGCTTAAGGAGTCAGCTAATACAATTTGGTCCATAAAAATTGGGACAATATGGTTTCATCTTGTAGTCGAGAATGAACCTGGATGGCTTCCGTCTACtgcttggtttgataatctaTACGACGTCAGGTTTCCCTCTCGGTGGTTCTGATTTAGTGTTTTATGTGAAAGTAATCTTATCCAATACTTATTTTTGATATCATACCTGAGATATATCAAGACACCCTTTGGTATATTGTCTTCTGTTACCGTCCTTGTCTTTGTCCCTATGATCCTGGTTCAGGTTAAACTATAAAATTAAAGAGAACcaacttaaaaataaaatgaattcccATATATATTAGCTAAAATGTATTTGCATTATGCTTTAATACCCCCTGGACAATTATGTCAACTGACTCAAGTCTGATGAAACAACATTGCTGATGGGGGTGTTATATTGCTTGGGATGTACCCAAAACCAAATAAGACAAAACACCAATTCCCTTTGGTTTGGTACACCCTCCATCAATATGCTACCTCCAATTAGAAGCCATGAAAAAATACCAAAACATTTTAAAGATGCGTTTTTGAAATCCAGCATTTTCATGATCGCTAAAAGTTGTTACCACTTCTGCTAAGGACGGATACCAATCcaagatccaacggttgagattaCTTTGTCCTGTATGGATTGGTACCCGCCCTAGCAGTAGCGGTATCAGCCTTTACCAATTGTGGCATCTTCGTCATTTTCCGAATTCATTTTTATTAGGTTTACATAAATTACACACATTTGCTCCTTGCTTTGTTTTCTCCTCCTCCAGCAAccctaagaagaaaaaaaaaacagtatgcAGTGGCGCAAGATCTGTCTCTAACTTTCCCCAGAAATCCTCTCCTTTCCCTTCAAATCAAATCTAAAAACACTGTTAACTACTGAGACCGAGAAGAAAGTTCATCGACAAAGCTATTTACGAATCAAAACTGAAAACTCGATGGGCTGATCGAAGTAGAAGAAGATGGTGTTCTTCAGTTACTGCAACTCAAACAAGAAAATGGTATTCAAGGTTAGTTAGTCCATCTCGCTCTACTGTTTTTCACGTTACATACAAGTCTCAATAGATTTACATTTTATAGTTGTTTTCTCTGTGTAGATTCATAAGAAGAAGAAGCCCTAACATGGGTTCCTTTTGGGTTCTGTATACGGGGTTCGTATTTCTTAAAACCCCCTTTTTTTACAAGCCCTAGTCTAAATTTAGCATCAATTCTTTCAGAGCCTTATTCTTCTCCGTGTTTAAGAAAGAGAATTTTTTCATTGAATTCccactttatttttctttttggaattttacCGAAAAAAATGGAATCATATTTTTCGTACATTTTCTGTTCAATTCTTATGCTTTAGagaaattttgttttttggttttgctGATTTGGGATTTGGTGGTGTTAAAGGATGCGGAGCTTGCCCAAGTAATGGAAGGATCAATTGATTATGATCCCATTACTCCTGAACTGTATCAAAGGGTATCTTCAATAATCCATGTGAAAGAGGAAGATGTCATTACCATCTCTTGTTCACTAATGAATTCTGGTTATCTTTGTCGTCTTTTGAGGTTACTGGCAGGGCAGTTCAAAATTTATTTCAAACATTAAGGGtaagattttatttttccttaatcTTTTGCTTTGTAATTAATTTGGCTTGATTTGTTACTAGTATCTCAAATCAACATCCACATTATTCGTCGCTTCGGTAAGGAaccacaaaacaattactaactttatttattatagaaactggcctattaaaaagtaatggAGAGAGTAGTATTTGAGAACAGAACTATAATTTCCTAGTAATGTTTGTCGATTCGAGATGTTTTAATAGCAGAATACCTCACTTTGACAGGTTGCCATTGTTGTGGCTAGTATGTGTTCACAATTTTGCTCTCTAGGTACCATGGTAAATATAATTTCTTTGTCTTGATGTTCACCTCATCTTTTATATAGATTGAAATCTTACTATCGGAATTGGTTGAAGTCTTCTTATTATGCAGGGTACTTCTCGGGTGACAAAAAATCCCAAGCACAACAGCAGGGTACTTCTAGGGTGACAAAAAATCCCAAGCACAACAGCCTGAAGCTAAAGTCATATTGGCTTGCATACCAGGAGCTGATCCAAGTTTACTTCGAAGCGACTGATGTTATTATCAACTCTATCATTGTTTCTCAGTGTAGTGTTAAGTGGACTACCACTCCTGTAATAATAGATTGATAATTTTATTCAAGTTTTGCTCGATTCTATGCTTGTAAGTTTGGTAACAGGTCTTGTAACTTTATGGTCGATATACTTGCAATTTTATGCCAAGTGTCCAAGTCCTGGATGAATGGTCATTGTTATCGCATTTCCTTATGTTAAAGAGGCTTTGGTCAGTGATGTAACTACCctttattattaaaataaataaataaataatattttgATGTTTTGAATATTTTCGCTTCTAATTGTACATTTTTTGGGGGAAGAAATAGCGGTTCGGTAGATTCATATATATCAGTAGCGTAATTTGGAGGGTTAAGCCATGGTTGTACCAAATATCACCCGAAACTATACATTGTCAATATGCCACATTATACTCTGCCATCGTTAAAATGAATCCATGTGGCCTTAAGGTATACATTAACCACGTTCAAAGCTTATTGTGTGTCCATAAGAAATTTATGGCCATGGTTTTACTGGTTCCCTGTGTCGTGAAGATATACAATAGCCACGTTAAAAAAAATTGTGTGTCCTTAGAAAATTTATCGCCATGGTGCTACAAGTTTAATGCAGCGGTAAGTCATGAATTGGCCACGATAAAACAAATTTTACGTGTCTAATTGATAGCAAAGGCCAGGGTTAAAATAAAATCTATGTGGCTTTAAGGTAAACTCTAGCCACGGTCAAACCGATCCCTTAATAGGAGAACAGTGAATGCCATTTGGAAATGGTGGATTGTACCTGAACGGCCATGCGATCAACATTGAGTAGAACTGGAATAACTTTGTGGATACTCAAGCATTATCCAGCGATTGTCGAAGAATGTTGAGTATAATTGGATTGATTAAGATGGATTCGAGTGAATGATCAGTTAAACTGAGTATTATCTAGTGCAtttaaatccaaaaaaaaaatacaaaatatgaaTGCATATCGAAAAAATTATTGTGAAACTGAAACATGAATTGATACGCCGAGAAAAACTATCAATTTAAacaaaaatattcggaaaattatAAACTCCTATGAAACAATATCTCATGTCGAAGAAAATTAATAAAAGTGCACCCATTAAAAAAATAGCCAATAAGAAGATTAAATCGAAGTTTGTGATCCGTAATTGGGTTAATTTACACTAAGATATCTAGCGTCCAATACGATCACACAGGATCGAACGAAATCCAAAACCatataaataatttttggcattttttttgaagcatataatAACGTTATTAATAAACTAGAAAGAAATTGTACACGAATATGTTGTGCTTAAGGAGTCAGCTAATACAATTTGGTCCATAAAAATTGGGACAATATGGTTTCATCTTGTAGTCGAGAATGAACCTGGATGGCTTCCGTCTACtgcttggtttgataatctaTACGACGTCAGGTTTCCCTCTCGGTGGTTCTGATTTAGTGTTTTATGTGAAAGTAATCTTATCCAATACTTATTTTTGATATCATACCTGAGATATATCAAGACACCCTTTGGTATATTGTCTTCTGTTACCGTCCTTGTCTTTGTCCCTATGATCCTGGTTCAGGTTAAACTATAAAATTAAAGAGAACcaacttaaaaataaaatgaattcccATACATATTAGCTAAAATGTTAAAATGTATTTGCATTATGCTTTAATACCCCCTGGACAATTATGTCAACTGACTCAAGTCTGATGAAACAACATTGCTGATGGGGGTGTTATATTGCTTGGGATGTACCCAAAACCAAATAAGACAAAACACCAATTCCCTTTGGTTTGGTACACCCTCCATCAATATGCTACCTCCAATTAGAAGCCATGAAAAAATACCAAAACATTTTAAAGATGCGTTTTTGAAATCCAGCATTTTCATGATCGCTAAAAGTTGTTACCACTTCTGCTAAGGACGGATACCAATCcaagatccaacggttgagattaCTTTGTCCTATATGGATTGGTACCCGCCCCTAGCAGTAGCGGTATCAGCCTTTAGCAATTGTGGCATCTTCGTCATTTTCCGAATTCATTTTTATTAGGTTTACATAAATTACACACATTTGCTCCTTGCTTTGTTTTCTCCTCCTCCAGCAAccctaagaagaaaaaaaaaacagtatgcAGCGGCGCAAGATCTGTCTCTAACTTTCCCCAGAAATCCTCTCCTTTCCCTTCAAATCAAATCTAAAAACACTGTTAACTACTGAGACCGAGAAGAAAGTTCATCGACAAAGCTATTTACGAATCAAAACTGAAAACTCGATGGGCTGATCGAAGTAGAAGAAGATGGTGTTCTTCAGTTACTGCAACTCAAACAAGAAAATGGTATTCAAGGTTAGTTAGTCCATCTCGCTCTACTGTTTTTCACGTTACATACAAGTCTCAATAGATTTACATTTTATAGTTGTTTTCTCTGTGTAGATTCATAAGAAGAAGAAGCCCTAACATGGGTTCCTTTTGGGTTCTGTATACGGGGTTCGTATTTCTTAAAACCCCCTTTTTTTACAAGCCCTAGTCTAAATTTAGCATCAATTCTTTCAGAGCCTTATTCTTCTCCGTGTTTAAGAAAGAGAATTTTTTCATTGAATTCccactttatttttctttttggaattttacCGAAAAAAAATGGAATCATATTTTTCGTACATTTTCTGTTCAATTCTTGTGCTTTAGagaaattttgttttttggttttgctGATTTGGGATTTGGTGGTGTTAAAGGATGCGGAGCTTGCCCAAGTAATGGAAGGATCAATTGATTATGATCCCATTACTCCTGAACTGTATCAAAGGGTATCTTCAATAATCCATGTGAAAGAGGAAGATGTCATTACCATCTCTTGTTCACTAATGAATTCTGGTTATCTTTGTCGTCTTTTGAGGTTACTGGCAGGGCAGTTCAAAATTTATTTCAAACATTCAAGGGtaagattttatttttccttaatcTTTTGCTTTGTAATTAATTTGGCTTGATTTGTTACCAGTATCTCAAATCAACATCCACATTATTCGTCGCTTCGGTAAGGAACCACAAAATAATTACTAACTTTATTtattatagaaactggcctattaaaaagtaatggAGAGAGTAGTATTAGAGAACAGAACTATAATTTCCTAGTAATGTTTGTCGATTCGAGATGTTTTAATAGCAGAATACCTCACT
This genomic interval from Papaver somniferum cultivar HN1 unplaced genomic scaffold, ASM357369v1 unplaced-scaffold_107, whole genome shotgun sequence contains the following:
- the LOC113327776 gene encoding uncharacterized protein LOC113327776 isoform X3 codes for the protein MEGSIDYDPITPELYQRVSSIIHVKEEDVITISCSLMNSGYLCRLLRLLAGQFKIYFKHSRVAIVVASMCSQFCSLGTMGTSRVTKNPKHNSRVLLG